A single region of the Amphiprion ocellaris isolate individual 3 ecotype Okinawa chromosome 4, ASM2253959v1, whole genome shotgun sequence genome encodes:
- the LOC129348689 gene encoding uncharacterized protein LOC129348689: MEVSDQGHDEGAGATIPDIIGVPDTEARRAEEDEIEETPQDEVEQTRIQEFLEEAKKRAPTPKKSPTYRYQVVLAGDGWSTWEDAVKQHVQGFNPSLATEELKALMQKSLQEDNSYTSKGFIDNQWQVVLKCPAKPPKKKQEVEEWLVWWSNYLVEVLRAAPMSKATALVSPSAGYDSIVKALAKETGLTAVLVSNKVRATSIQQDLRKHLKAMHQYRARSDGLPAEVDRESTCTRQDSASESEEEEPDGQVGDQEGDEEGDWAGEEPDEDQRSPSPGPSGWNPPDPTPCPSPTWDLSRLTPDTRARAQATEEAVQALKKFNKVYSEKRKKGLEADEAARQLIAYDLLLSLTLLTVVQLPESCRSPL; encoded by the coding sequence ATGGAAGTCAGCGACCAGGGCCACGATGAGGGCGCCGGGGCGACGATTCCTGACATAATAGGGGTACCAGACACCGAGGCTCGTAGAGCTGAAGAAGACGAGATAGAAGAGACACCTCAAGACGAGGTAGAGCAAACCAGAATCCAAGAGTTCCTGGAAGAAGCAAAGAAAAGGGCACCAACCCCGAAGAAATCTCCAACCTACAGGTACCAGGTTGTGTTAGCAGGGGACGGATGGAGCACCTGGGAAGACGCAGTAAAACAGCATGTGCAAGGCTTCAACCCGAGCTTGGCAACAGAAGAGTTGAAGGCACTAATGCAAAAGAGCCTCCAAGAAGACAACTCCTACACCTCCAAGGGGTTCATCGACAACCAGTGGCAAGTGGTGCTGAAGTGTCCTGCCAAGCCGCCCAAGAAGAAGCAAGAAGTAGAAGAGTGGTTGGTGTGGTGGTCGAACTACCTGGTGGAGGTACTACGAGCAGCCCCCATGTCTAAGGCAACTGCGCTGGTGAGTCCTTCTGCAGGCTACGACTCTATAGTGAAAGCGTTGGCCAAAGAAACCGGGCTGACAGCGGTCCTGGTCTCCAACAAAGTAAGAGCAACCTCTATCCAACAAGACCTGAGAAAACATCTGAAAGCGATGCATCAATATCGGGCCAGAAGCGACGGGCTGCCCGCCGAAGTAGACCGAGAGAGCACGTGTACGAGGCAGGATTCAGCTTCGGAGTCGGAGGAAGAGGAGCCAGACGGCCAGGTGGGGGACCAGGAAGGTGATGAGGAAGGTGACTGGGCAGGCGAAGAACCTGACGAAGACCAGCGCAGCCCAAGTCCCGGACCCAGCGGATGGAACCCTCCAGATCCAACGCCCTGCCCAAGTCCAACGTGGGACCTCAGCCGTCTGACCCCAGACACCAGAGCCCGAGCACAGGCGACAGAAGAGGCAGTTCAAGCCCTGAAGAAGTTCAACAAAGTTTACAGCGAAAAGCGCAAAAAGGGCCTGGAAGCAGACGAAGCGGCCCGGCAACTCATAGCGTATGACCTCCTTCTGAGCCTCACTCTTCTGACTGTGGTGCAACTCCCTGAATCTTGTCGTTCTCCCCTGTGA